Below is a genomic region from Ancylomarina subtilis.
CGAGTAATAGAACTTGCTTCACAAGTGGTTAAAGCTATTCCCGTGAATATTACAGAACATTCTATAACTGAAAAACAGACCGAAGTAAAAGAAAGAAACGAACGATTTGTAATTACAAACGACTAAAAACACAACACACATAAATATGAAATTATATGAAATGAAATTGAATAAATCAGATAAAGAAAATACGGGCGTGTTTGCTATTTCGATAGTTGATAAGCCTGCGATTCAATCAAATTTTATTGCTCTATCTGACAATGAAAAGAAGCAAACAATTAAGCTATCAAACGATGATAGAATGATTCTAACGGGTGCAGCTCTTATTCCTAACAAGAAGATCTATCGTAATAACGTAGGCGGTGACGAAGCTTATATATACTTCTCAAAGGAAACCATAGACCAAACAGCCGAATATTATTTTGCTAATAATCAGTCTATGAATTTTACACTAGAACACAAAGACAAAACTTATGATGTGACTTTAAAGGAAAGTTGGATTAAGGAATTTGAAAACGACAAATCAGTAGAATACGGTTTAGAAGAAGAAATAGGAACTTGGTTCGTTTCTCTAAAGGTTCACGATTCAGAATTATGGAAAGATATTAAAAGCGGAGAATATAACGGTTTTAGTGTTGAGTTAAATATGCTTCCACAATTGAAAACATTTTTCTCAGAAGAAATTAAGCCTAGAACACAGGAAGACGTAATAAAAGACCTTTTGGAATTATTCAAATAAAAAACTCACAAAATAGAAGAAAAGCAGAATCAAAATCTAATATATACTTAAAAGAAAAAAGCAATTAATAATTAATGATTAAAAACGCTGAAAATTTAATTGCAAAGGTTAAAGAATATCTAAGTGAATACGAGGATTTAGAACCAAAGCAAGAAGAATTAAACGAATCTGAAAATGTTGATTTAGCAGACGACGAAGAAAAGGAAGAAGCAGAAGCAACAGAAACAGAGGAAAAAGAATCGACGGAAGAAACCGAAGAAGAAACTAAGGATGAAGAACCAAGCGAAGACGACGACACAGACGTAATTAAAACGGCTTTAAAAACAATTTTCGAAGGTGATTTAGATTTAGACAAACAAGGCTACTATTCAATCGGAATTGATATTAATGAAGACTTAGAAGTAAGCGTTTATAAACACGCTTCATCATACAAGGAAATCAAATTATCACAAGAAGAATCAGAAGCTAAAGTAGTAGAACTACAAGAAGAACTTTCAAAGGCAAACGAAAACTTCAAAACTAAGTTATCAGAACTTGAAAGTATGATAGGTGAATCAAACGTAGTGCAAGCACCACAGACAGAAGAAGCACCAATAAAACTAACACGTAAGGAACTATTATTAAATAGACTTAACGACTAAAAAAAGAATTATATGAAGAATGTATAACATTACAGGAATG
It encodes:
- a CDS encoding XkdF-like putative serine protease domain-containing protein; its protein translation is MKLNKSDKENTGVFAISIVDKPAIQSNFIALSDNEKKQTIKLSNDDRMILTGAALIPNKKIYRNNVGGDEAYIYFSKETIDQTAEYYFANNQSMNFTLEHKDKTYDVTLKESWIKEFENDKSVEYGLEEEIGTWFVSLKVHDSELWKDIKSGEYNGFSVELNMLPQLKTFFSEEIKPRTQEDVIKDLLELFK